One Xiphophorus maculatus strain JP 163 A chromosome 10, X_maculatus-5.0-male, whole genome shotgun sequence genomic region harbors:
- the LOC102232336 gene encoding tripartite motif-containing protein 16-like: MASGGSLLTEEHLMCPICLDVFNKPVSTPCGHNFCLPCITCYWDTTLVCQCPICKEDFPNRPNLKVNIFIADLLSQFKSLHVLNVHTQRSAGQQPVSCGSEVQCDICSGQAVKSCLDCVTSYCDSHLQPHGIASELKRHTLVEPVESLGEKVCRKHHRLMMLFCRKENSVLCDLCVGLRHANHDVVSVKRGYNDMTYQVVRNEAKVQRMIQERMQKVQSTKESLIQGKTDTKKLIENGSRDLTKLVAEIKRTQEELIKVFEEKQKAAENQATGLITDMEKEISCLKVTAKNLEELKEIKDPVCFLKRYPNQSLLPHTMDLSTHNFIRHLEVKYMHKSVRNSISQLQDLLGKLNEELNRFSNSTDTSNKATLRYMQQYGENIVLDFDTAHPMLTLSADGKQVWYNMGTGLWGNQIPKPNMFTQHLAVVGQRGFSSRRFYFEVHVGQKTEWCLGVASASLQKNGAIVRSPNTGLWAIWFLVDKFETFSSPGEVVCTGKVEHVGVFVDYNGGQVSFFDVVTAVHIYSFTECLFTEELYPYFNPCDNEYGSNLDPMIIVPVSSAE; this comes from the coding sequence atGGCATCCGGTGGAAGTCTCTTAACCGAGGAACACTTAATGTGTCCCATCTGCCTTGACGTCTTCAATAAACCCGTTTCCACTCCATGCGGACACAACTTCTGCCTGCCCTGTATCACGTGCTACTGGGACACCACACTTGTCTGCCAATGTCCAATCTGcaaggaagactttccaaacaGGCCCAACCTTAAGGTCAACATCTTCATTGCAGACCTGTTGTCACAGTTCAAGTCTCTTCATGTCCTGAACGTTCACACCCAAAGGTCAGCAGGTCAGCAGCCGGTCAGCTGTGGCAGCGAGGTGCAGTGTGACATCTGCAGCGGCCAGGCTGTGAAATCCTGTCTGGACTGTGTCACTTCGTACTGCGACAGCCATCTTCAGCCTCATGGCATCGCTTCTGAGCTAAAGAGACACACGTTGGTTGAGCCTGTGGAGAGTTTGGGGGAAAAGGTGTGCAGGAAGCACCACAGGCTGATGATGCTGTTCTGCAGGAAGGAAAACTCTGTGCTTTGCGACCTGTGCGTCGGATTGCGGCACGCCAACCACGATGTGGTTTCCGTAAAGAGGGGATACAACGATATGACGTATCAGGTGGTGAGAAATGAGGCCAAAGTGCAGCGGATGATTCAAGAAAGGATGCAGAAGGTCCAAAGCACAAAGGAGTCGCTGATACAAGGCAAGACGGATACAAAAAAGCTGATAGAAAATGGAAGTCGGGATCTAACGAAGTTAGTTGCTGAGATTAAGAGGACCCAAGAGGAACTCATAAAGGTGTTTGAAGAgaagcagaaagcagcagagaaCCAAGCAACGGGGTTAATTACAGACATGGAGAAAGAGATTTCTTGTTTGAAGGTGACGGCAAAGAATCTGGAGGAACTGAAGGAGATTAAAGACCCAGTCTGTTTTCTCAAGAGGTACCCAAACCAGTCCCTCCTCCCACACACCATGGACCTGTCCACACACAACTTCATCAGGCACCTGGAGGTGAAGTACATGCATAAGTCTGTGAGAAACTCAATATCTCAACTGCAGGACTTGCTGGGTAAACTGAACGAAGAACTCAACAGATTCTCAAACAGCACAGATACATCAAACAAGGCAACGCTCAGGTACATGCAGCAGTACGGGGAGAACATCGTGCTGGATTTTGACACAGCTCACCCCATGCTCACCTTATCCGCTGACGGGAAGCAGGTGTGGTACAACATGGGCACGGGTTTGTGGGGAAACCAGATCCCAAAACCCAACATGTTCACTCAGCATCTCGCCGTTGTGGGGCAGAGAGGATTTTCCTCACGCAGGTTTTACTTCGAGGTTCACGTGGGCCAAAAGACAGAGTGGTGTCTGGGAGTGGCATCGGCGTCGCTCCAAAAGAACGGGGCGATAGTTCGGAGTCCGAACACCGGACTCTGGGCCATCTGGTTCTTAGTAGACAAGTTTGAAACCTTCAGCTCTCCAGGCGAGGTGGTGTGTACAGGGAAAGTGGAGCATGTTGGAGTTTTTGTTGACTACAACGGAGGTCAAGTATCGTTCTTTGATGTGGTCACAGCAGTACACATTTACTCTTTTACTGAGTGTTTATTTACCGAGGAGCTGTATCCGTACTTTAATCCATGCGATAATGAGTATGGTTCAAATCTGGATCCCATGATAATTGTTCCCGTTTCTTCTGCAGAATGA